The genomic stretch ATATTGGGCAAAGCTATCTGGGCCGTTAATGGATCGCATTGACCTCCAAGTAACTGTCGCTCGCTTAAAGCCCGATGAAATGACGCGATCGACTGAGGGAGAAGACTCTAGTGCAGTTAAAAAAAGAGTACAGGCATCCCGCAAAATCCAACAAAACCGCTTTCAAAACGAGGCTAGGGTTAACTGTAATGCTCAGATGCAATCAAGGCATTTACGCCAATGGTGCAAATTAGACGATCCATCGCGAGATCTCTTAGAAGCTGCGATTAAGCGTTTAGGTTTGTCTGCTCGTGCCACCGATCGCATTCTCAAGGTATCGCGCACGATCGCAGATCTAGCTAGTACCGAAGACATTCAAGTCGTGCATGTCGCCGAAGCAGTGCAATATCGCACATTAGATCGTGCCACTTAAATAAAAAATAATAGCCCCATACATGCTATTTTGTGTCTTGACTTTTAGCTCTAAACTAATTCTCTTTATTAAATAAGACTAAAATATGAACAGTGTAATAAACAAGATCAACGTTAACCGCAAGCGTTAACTTAAATAAATAGTAATCTAGAAGTTATGGTAGGTACATCTTCTTGCTGCCTAACATTAAGACGAACTAATTATGTTGTTGAGTGAGTTGCTAATGGAAGAATCCTATCGGGGCATTCATGTATGAGTACAGTTCTGGTGGTTGAAGATAGTGTCACACAGAGAGAAATGATTGAAGACTTACTTAAAGGTAGTGGTTTGATCGTCAAAACAGCAGGTGACGGCATAGAAGCCCTAGAGCAAATGCAAAGCAGTTGCCCAGATATCGTAGTTATGGACATTGTCATGCCTCGCATGAATGGCTATGAACTATGCCGTCGCATTAAAACTGATCCCAAAACCGAACGCGTTCCCGTTGTAATGTGTTCGTCTAAAGGTGAAGAATTTGATCGCTACTGGGGAATGAAGCAAGGTGCTGATGCCTATATTGCTAAACCATTTCAGCCACAAGAGTTAGTTGGTACTGTCAAACAGTTACTTAGAAAAGCTTAAGAATTTCAAGGTGATCACGAAAACCATGAACAATTCTTGATTATTCAAGGTCAGTTCGTTAACATCAATATTTTAAGATTTTCTAAAGCTTAAAACTTATAAAATTCAGGACATCAAAAGTTGCAATTTTGCAAGGTAGAGCTTCCCAAATTATGGTAGGAAACCAAGATTTCTTCCCCGGCATCGGACAAGATCAGGCAACTGACTTTGACCAAGGTATCGAAGCACCAGAAGGTGAGCTGCATTTAAGATTTTTTGTAGCTTCTGGGATTGAATTTGCCTTGCCTGCAATTGGAGTTAGTCAGGTATTAGAATATGCTCCAGATCGGATCAACCCCATGCCCAATGTCTCACCCTTACTGCTAGGTACAGTTAATATTCGGGGTAGAGTAGTTTGGGTAGGAGATCTTGGTCAGTTTTTAGGAGAAGTACCTCCCGTCAATACTGATCGGGCTGAAATTTCCATCATTGCGATCGAGGATCAAGGCATGATGTTGGGTTTAGCAGTAGAACAAATTGGTGTTATGGCTTGGCTTGATCCTTCACAGTTAACCGTTTCTAGAAACAGCGCTGACAGTATGGCTCCATTCATCAAAGGTGAGTGGATAATGGAAGGCAGCGAACCCTTAAAGTTGCTCGATCAAGTTAATATTTTGCGATCGGCACGGTGGGCATCGTAGATAGGGTCTATATGACTATGTAATATGTACGAACATACGACCTATGGCTATAGACAACAGATACTAAGTAGAAATGATTTCAAAATGATTTCGAGCAAATGGTAGAGATTTTAGGGTTTTTAGGAGAAGGCACATGGCATCAAGTACACAACACCAAAAAGAATACGAAAAGGCTTCCTTAGCCTACATGCAGGGAGACTACAACCAAGCTGCCAAATTGACACAGGAGCTTGTACAAGTCTGCCCTAGCGAGCCTATGTATCGGTTACTTCATGCCCATATTAATCTTGCCCTAGAACGCTATCAGGATTCAATCGGTGAATATGAAAAGGTTCTGCACCTAACCGATGACACCTCAATTCTTGAATATGCTCATAGTGGGATTGCGGCGGCTAAAGAAAGATTAGATCTCGATGATGGCTACAACGATAACTTAGGGGATATGGTTAGCTCATCAGCAGACGAGTTTAGAAATAAGCAATATGCTTACGAAGATGACAATAGCTACAATGCATCAACATACATGCAAGGAGCTTGGACCACAGATGATAGTGGAGGACAGAGCCGTAGCACCAATAATTTTGATTTTGAAGATTTTAATTCCGATGTTTCGATGAATGGGTCTGGTAATTACAGCTATAATGCCGAAACCCAAGTAACTGGCGTATCTAGCTTTAATTCTAATTACAAAACTGGAAATTCTGGGATGAATTCAGACACTGATGTTGTCTTCATGGATGAATTTGATGATTTTGATGACATTAGTGAATCATCTTTCTCTAACTCCTTTGGTGATTCTGATGCAACGCAAATGGCATCGGATCGATCGCTGTCCGAGTTTGGCAGTCAAGATTTTGCAACTTCAGTCCGTGCCAGCAATACTACGGCAGTAGTTAGCTCAGACATGGCAGCAGGAAGATTTAATCAGGCTGGCAATGAGGCAGAGCTATTTGGTCTAGGCGCGATTAATTCTCCTGTAGGCACAAAACGGGGAAATACTGAGGTCGTAGCTGAGGCATCGGAACAGGGGGGCTTATTTTCTCCCTTTGATAACATGCCCCTCAAAACCAAGACCCTAATTACCGCGATCGCCTCAGGGGTGGTGGCAATGGTAGCCGCAGGGGTGGTAACAAACTTTGCGATCGGCTCGATCAAGGATAATTCAACCCGTGAACAGGTAAGAAATACAGGTTGGATGATGGCAGGGGCAGCGGCGATCGCTAGTGGCTCAATGGCTTGGGCCTTAGGCAAGCGCTCTTCTAAACTGATTGAGCAATCGACTGAGAACTTACAATCTCAGTTTGAGTCCGTCATTCGTGGTGATATGACTCCCCGCGCCGCTATCTATAGCGAAGATGATTTTGGTAGGTTAGCCGCAAGCTTTAACCACATGATTCAGTCGATTGTATCGAATACCAATGAGGCTCAACGCAAAGCTGCCGAACAGGAACAAGCTAAAGAAGATCTCCAACGTCAGGTAATTCGCTTACTAGACGACGTAGAAGGGGCGGCGCGTGGTGACTTAACGGTGCAGGCAGAGGTAACAGCCGACGTACTCGGAGCAGTTGCCGACTCTTTTAACCTCACCATTCAAAACCTTCGCGAGATTGTTAACCAAGTAAAAATCGCGGCGCGTCAGGTAAACGAAAGCTCTCGCGAAAATGAAGCATTTGCCCGCAGCTTGTCATCGGACGCATTGCGTCAAGCTGAAGAATTAAGCGTTACCTTGAATTCAGTACAAATGATGACGGAATCGATTCAGCGTGTAGCAGAAAGCGCCCGTGAAGCAGATCAAGTGGCAAAACTCGCATCGGAAACTGCAATCAAGGGTGGTGAAGCCGTAGAACGCACCGTAGCTGGTATTCTCGACATTCGCGAAACGGTTGCGGAAACTACACGAAAGGTAAAACGACTGGGTGAGTCGTCCCAAGAAATTTCTAAGATCGTTGGTTTAATTTCCCAGATTGCTTCCCGTACTAACTTACTCGCACTTAACGCCAGTATTGAAGCAGCAAGAGCGGGTGATGCGGGACGTGGTTTTGCGATCGTTGCCGACGAAGTTCGCCAGCTCGCTGATCGCGCCGCCAAAGCATCGAAGGAAATCGAACAAATCGTATTGCAAATTCAGAGTGAAACCAGTAATGTGCAACAAGCGATGGAAGTCGGCACACAACAGGTTATCGATGGTACCAAACGTGCTGAACAAGCTCGCCAATCCCTAACCGACATTATTCAAGTGTCCCACCGCATTGAAACTTTAGTACTATCCATTACTGAAGATACTGTCAAACAAACCGAGACTTCACGCACCGTATCACAGGTTATGCAATCCGTTGAGTTAACCGCCCAAGAAACATCCCAAGAATCACAACGAGTATCAGCTTCACTACAAAACCTTGTAGGTGTTGCGCGTAGTCTACAGGATTCTGTGGAAAGATTCCGCGTTGACTCAGGCGATAAAACAACGGGAGGTCGTTAGTACTTTACCTCTAGCTAGCTACTCATACCCTAATCTTTGAGAGGATTCTGTCATGAACTCGGAACAACAACAGCAGCGTATCATGGGTTACTTCATTGAAGAAGCCCGTGAACATCTTCAGACAATTGAGCAAGGGGTATTAAACTTGCAAGATATATTGGATGAACCTGAATCAATTAATGAGCTTTTTCGTGCGGCTCATTCGATAAAAGGGGGAGCTGCGATGCTTGGCGTGGGCAGTATCCAGCATGTCGCGCACCGATTGGAGGATTTTTTCAAGATCCTTAAAGAGAATCCTCAAATAAATGTTGATGAACGTTTAAAAAGCTTGCTTTTAGCTGGTTTTGATCCTCTAGCAGAGTTATTGGACGAACTCCAAAATGGGTTTAAGGTATCCGATGAGTTAACCATTGAGACAAATAATCGTGTTAAGCCAGTTTTTGCAGAATTAGAATCCTATCTCAATCAATTAGTATCTAATAACGCTCAGGAAACGGCGCAGGTTTCTAGTCAATCTACAAGTAAGATTGCGGAAAAGACCAAATCCCTTGCTTCTTTGGAGTCAATATTTCAAGAAGAAGTTACGGCTAAAATGCGAGATATGTTGCAATTATTTCGTGGTGGAGATTCTCCAGAAAGCCGATCGCAGTTACAGGAGATTTGCAATTACTTTCAAGAGACAGGCAATAACTTTGACTTAAGAAATTGGACTAATCTCGCTACCCAAGTCAAAAATGCGATCGCCCAGCCTACTAACTCCTATCGAACCCTTGCACCTATTTTAATTAGAGAATTAAAAGACGCGCAGGATCTAGTTTTGGCAAAGCGTGAAGCTGAAATTTCCATATCCTCTCAAATTCAAAGCCTATTACCCTATCGATTTTCTGATTCAGAAGATGATGAGGTTAGCACAATTTTCACCACGGCATCTGGCAATATTCAAGATGATGCATTTATCGAAGATTTCCAAGTTGCAGAAAGTGAAGAATCCCAAGATTTAAACCTAATTGAGCCAATGGAGCAACAAGCCTCCAGTGCCGATATTGTTGATCTATTTGCCGATTCTGATGACATTGCTAACTACAGCAGTGAAGAAGAATTCGATTTATTAGAACTTCCCCAAGAGCAAATCGATCAAATGGATTGGATGGATAGTGAATATGAAATCACTGAAAACCAACATATTGACGGGCCTAAGGTTGGAGCATCAGAATTAAAATCCCTAGCAGTTCTATTTGAGAATGATGATATTGATTTCGACTCCGCTTGGGAAGATATCAAGTCTAACGAAACTAGTATCTCTAATCATGGCTCTGAACAAACCACAAATAATAATCAGGATGAGTTTGCCGATCTACTCGAAAACACTTCAAACAATCTTCAAAGTGATGCTGCCACAGATCTGGGAATAGAAGAATCTAGCATTGCTCAATTGTTTGGAGATTTTTCTGCCGATGAAAAAACAGACAACTTAAACGCAATCGGCGAATCTTCTCAAGGTTTATTTCCCGAAGATCAGAACTTGTTCCCAGATGATATTGATATCACTGGTTCCGATTCTCAATTAGAGGCTGAGAATGCTCCAGTAAGTTTGGATGCACTAATTGATGACGAATTAGACAAAGAATTAATTGTCGATGATTCCATAGATCAGGGTTTTGATGATTTTGATCTAGGTATTGAGATCATTGATCAAATTAGTGAGAGTGAGAGTCCCAGTATAAATGTTGATGAAATTGACTTTACTGAAGGTTTCGATCAACTTGCTGATCAGCCAACAGGCGAAGATTTACTCACATCTCAGGGAGATTTTGACTCACTCTCTAGTGAAGAATATTTTGCTGAGATAGAAAGACAAGAAAATGAAATATCTAACCCAACCTCTGACGATTTCTATGGAATCGAAGAACCCAGTGAGCCATTTGCCTTAACTGTTTCTGAAGAAAGCATGGCGTTACTAGAAGATCCCTTTGCGATCAGTGACAATCTTGATATGGATTTTCTAGATACACCAGCAAATATTACAGATAGTGACGTTAGCAGTTCTAGTGGAGATATCTTTTCCAAGGATTTTTCTGAAGAAATTGATATAGACAATAACTCGCCAATAATATCGAGCAGTGAAGACTTCGATACTAGTGATACATCAGGCTTAAATATATTTGATGAGCTAGGTTTCGATAATGATGAATTTGAGGAAGAAATTGCCACACCCACAGATCGTAGTAATGATGAGCAAAATTTCTTAGATAATCTAGATAATATTGACGAATTGGCAAATCAACCAATTTCTAGCAATAGTGATTCTGACTTAAATGAAGATTTAAGTTTTCCTGCTTCAGACAACTTTGAGGCAAACTTTGACGAGTTTATAGATGCTGATGCAGTCAATGGTAATGATGAAGTCGATGGTTTGTTTGCTGATTCTCTAGAAGTTGAAAATGGTGATCATGCGGAAGTGATTACAAATGATTTAACCGATGATTTCTCAGACTTTGATGACGATGGCATTGATCCAACAATTAATATTGCTGATGAGTTAGGTGATTTCTTTAGTCATGAAGTAGAATCTGCTGAGACTAAATCTGCTTCTACAGATAGTGAAGAATCGATCTACAATCTTGAGAATACTGATGAGTTAGGTGACTTTTTTGGTGATGCGGCAGAACCAGATCTTGTAACCAGTCTTAGTAATGAAGTAGGCAATCTTGACGGACTAGATGGATTTGGTGATTTCTTTGATGGAGAAGATGCAGACACAGATCACAGCGCTAATACCGATGAAAACTATGGCGAGGAATTTTCTCAAGGTCTAGACAATACAAATGAATTAGCTGATTTCTTTGCTGCTTCGGAATCTCCTGAAAACTTAGCAGAAGATTTCATTGATGATAACTGGAGTGATTTAAGTACTAGTGATGAGCAGAATATCGTTGATATAGAAGACGAATTGAATGACTCTATATCTTCTTTGGAATCTAATTTAGATTTAGAACTTAATGATGAGTTTATTGATTTAGATAAAGACTCTAATTCTCTAGAAGAGATAGAGGACGAGTTGTTTAATCAAATTGATCAAACTAGCTCTTCAGAAAATGACGACAATTTAGTCAATTTATTTACTAATGCCAAGGAAGACGATCTGACGATACTAGAGAATGACATCAATACTTTTGGTGATGATTTTGACTTTCAAGAAACGCGATCGCCTAGTCAAGATCTTAGCCAAGATAATGACATCAATTTCGATGGACTAGATGATTTAGAAAATAATAATTTGGCAAATGCAGTTAATAGTCTAGTATCTCAGACCTCAATAGATGACTCTCTAACAACTATTCAAGATGATCTAGATTTTGATGTTCAAGAGGAGGATATTACAGCTAATAGCACTATTGATAGTTTGGTAGATTTTTTCCAAGCTGACGATGACTTAGACAATACTGACATTAACTCATCCACATCATTAATTAATAATGATGACTTTAGTGTCAATGAAGATAATGAAGCTTTGGACTTCGGAGAATTTAACGAGTTGACGGATCTAAATGGTGCTGGTTTAGAAGTCTCTGATATGGATGATATAGAGATGTCGGAAGATTTTGATAACCAAAGCTTAGCAATTGACAATCAATCACCATCAGAAGAGCTAAATGGTATCGATGACAACTTTGACTTTGATGATTTAGAAGCAATGATTGGTAATTCGAGTAATTTACCAAATGAGCCAAATGAGTCGGCTAATGGAGAATTTACCAGCCAATTGACAGATCTTAATCAGAGCAATGGTCATCAATCTAGTGATGCCGACGATATGAACTTTGATGAACTAGAAGCTCTATTAGGTGATAGTGGTAGCTTTGATATAACAGCTAAGACTGCGACAGCAACCAAAGACGAAGGTGACACTCTTACGGCAATTGCCAACAACAAGACAACTGACGACTTTGATGAGTTGGAAAATATGTTGCAATCGGCATTTGCTAAAGATGTCGGACCTATCAAGACTAAAACACCCACACGTCCTCCTGCAGCCCCACGCAAGCAAAGGTTGACGGATTCAACCATGCGGGTCGATGTTAAGTATCTTGATAGTTTGAATAACCTAGTTGGGGAACTCGTAGTTAATCGGAACTTGTTAGAGCAGGAGCAGGAACGCTTACAGCAGTTTATTACTAATCTATTACATCAAGTACAACTGCTCAGCGATGTGTCTCAAAGGATGCGTGATCAGTATGATCGTTCCTTGTTAGAAGCATCATTAACCGCAGGTCGTGGACGTTCCTATAGTAGCTTTGATGCTGGCTATTCTAGTTCTACCGATGGAGCAACTTCGAGTAGTAATGTCAGTAGCGATTTTGAAGGCATTGAATTTGACCGTTACAACACTTTCCACGTTCTATCACAGGAAATTATTGAGCTAATTGTCAGAGTGCGTGAGTCTGCTTCTGACATTGAGTTTGTGGTTGGTGAGACGGATCAGGTAACTCGTCAGTTAGGCACGATTACGACTCAAGTTCAGGATGATTTGAAACAATCACGCATGGTTCCCTTTGCCCAGATTGCCGATCGCTTGCCTAGAGGTATTCGCGATCGCGCACTCAAGACTGGCAAGCAGGCGGAATTGGAAATCTATGGACGTGAGACCTTGATCGATAAGGCAATTTTGGAATCTCTCACAGATCCGCTTACTCACCTTGTCAATAATGCGATCGATCACGGTTTAGAAGATCCTGTTACTCGTCAAGCTGCGGGTAAATCTGCAACTGGTAAACTCACAGTCAGAGCCTATCACCAAGGTAACCAAACCGTAATTTCGATTAGTGATGATGGTGCGGGGATTAGTACCGACAAGGTAAAGAAGAGTGCCGTGGCTAAGGGTATCCGTTCTCAATCAGAAGTCGATCGCCTCAATGATACTGAGGTTTATAGCTTGCTCTTTGAAGCTGGCTTTAGTACTGCAGCCCAAGCCGATGAATTTAAAGGTCGTGGTGTTGGTCTCGATGTGGTTAAAACCTGTCTAGATGACATTCGTGGCGTAATTATTGTGGAGTCGATAGTTGGTAAGGGGACAACCTTTACCATTCGCTTACCATTGACCCTCAGTATTTCTAAGGCGATGTTCTGCATTAGCGATCGCGCCAGAATTGCCTTCCCTGTGGATGGTTTCGAGGACATGGTGGAAGTTCCCCAAAGTCAGATTGTACTGAATGAGAAAGGTCAACCATGCTTACCTTGGCGCGATACAATTTTGCCATTCCAGCATCTCTCCAATTTGCTTTCCTACAGCCGACATCTCAGCCGCAGCAATATCTATGGCAAACAAGACAATGACGAACTTTGCATCATTATTCTCCGTAATGACACAAGCTATCTAGCATTACAGGTGGATCAGTTCCTTGGTGAATACGAAATCGTAATCAAACAGTTAGAGGGTCCAATTCCTCAACCTGCGGGGATTGCAGGAGCAACGGTGTTAGGGGATGGTCGAGTGATGGCGATCGCTAACGTTTTAGAACTATTTGATATAGCTAGTGGCAGACTCCGTCCTTCTGCTTCGGGCATCACAATTCAGCCAACGATCGAAGAAGATGTAGCTGTCGATCCAACGGTACTAATTGTGGACGACTCAATTACAGTTCGCGAGCTATTGTCGCTAACCTTTGCCAAAGTTGGCTATCGTGTCGAACAGGCAAAGGATGGTCAGGATGCATGGGAAAAATTGCGTGCAGGACTGCCCTGTGACATGATCTTCTGCGATATTGAAATGCCACGGATGGATGGATTGGATCTACTATCCAGATTGCAAAAGGATTCTCGACTTAAGGATATTCCTGTAGCGATGTTAACTTCCCGTGGAGCCGATCGCCATCGTCAAACGGCAATTCAGCTTGGAGCAAAAGGCTACTTCACTAAGCCCTATCTCGAAGAAGAATTGTTGAGTGCCTCAAAGCGCCTCTTAAATGGAGAAACTCTGCCGATCTAAACATTCCAAAATGTGCAAATCACATTTTGGAATCAAGAAATAAACTATGCTGCTGAGTCTTAAAATTGAAAATTTTGCCCTAATCGATCGCTTAGAACTGGAGCTTTATGCAGGGCTAAATATTCTCACAGGCGAAACTGGGGCAGGGAAGTCAATTGTGCTAGATGCCCTTGATGCAGCATTAGGGGGCAAAGTTTCGGCGAGAATGCTCCGAACTGGTACTGATCGCGCCAATATCGAGGCAACATTTTCAACGAATCAGGCGATCTCCCAATGGTTAGAAGTACAGGAAATTGATGCCCTTGATGCTGACACTTTAATTTGTAGTCGCGAAATTACGGCTCGGAGCAATCGTACCCGTGTGAATGGGGTGGTAGTAAATAAGCAGCAAATTCAGGAACTACGCGATCGCCTAGTCGAAATAACAGCTCAAGGTCAGACAATTTTACTCAGTCAAGCCGCTCAACAGAGGGAATGGCTAGATAGTTTTGGCGATCAAGCTTTCAATCAGTCTCTATCCTTACAACGTCAGAAGGTCGCGAAATTATTTGAAATCAAGGAGCGATCTCGTAGGGCTTTATTTGATCGTCAGCAAAATGAACGTAATCGGTTGCAGCATCTAGATATGTTGCGCTACCAACTCAAAGAGCTTGAAGCGGCTAATCTTGACGATCCCGATGAATTGGAAAATCTAGAAAGTGATCGCAATCGCCTTGCCCATAGTGTGGAATTGCAAAAGCAAGGCTATGCAGTATACGAGGCACTTTATCAGAATGATAGTGGC from Pseudanabaena sp. Chao 1811 encodes the following:
- a CDS encoding methyl-accepting chemotaxis protein; amino-acid sequence: MASSTQHQKEYEKASLAYMQGDYNQAAKLTQELVQVCPSEPMYRLLHAHINLALERYQDSIGEYEKVLHLTDDTSILEYAHSGIAAAKERLDLDDGYNDNLGDMVSSSADEFRNKQYAYEDDNSYNASTYMQGAWTTDDSGGQSRSTNNFDFEDFNSDVSMNGSGNYSYNAETQVTGVSSFNSNYKTGNSGMNSDTDVVFMDEFDDFDDISESSFSNSFGDSDATQMASDRSLSEFGSQDFATSVRASNTTAVVSSDMAAGRFNQAGNEAELFGLGAINSPVGTKRGNTEVVAEASEQGGLFSPFDNMPLKTKTLITAIASGVVAMVAAGVVTNFAIGSIKDNSTREQVRNTGWMMAGAAAIASGSMAWALGKRSSKLIEQSTENLQSQFESVIRGDMTPRAAIYSEDDFGRLAASFNHMIQSIVSNTNEAQRKAAEQEQAKEDLQRQVIRLLDDVEGAARGDLTVQAEVTADVLGAVADSFNLTIQNLREIVNQVKIAARQVNESSRENEAFARSLSSDALRQAEELSVTLNSVQMMTESIQRVAESAREADQVAKLASETAIKGGEAVERTVAGILDIRETVAETTRKVKRLGESSQEISKIVGLISQIASRTNLLALNASIEAARAGDAGRGFAIVADEVRQLADRAAKASKEIEQIVLQIQSETSNVQQAMEVGTQQVIDGTKRAEQARQSLTDIIQVSHRIETLVLSITEDTVKQTETSRTVSQVMQSVELTAQETSQESQRVSASLQNLVGVARSLQDSVERFRVDSGDKTTGGR
- a CDS encoding chemotaxis protein CheW, which gives rise to MVGNQDFFPGIGQDQATDFDQGIEAPEGELHLRFFVASGIEFALPAIGVSQVLEYAPDRINPMPNVSPLLLGTVNIRGRVVWVGDLGQFLGEVPPVNTDRAEISIIAIEDQGMMLGLAVEQIGVMAWLDPSQLTVSRNSADSMAPFIKGEWIMEGSEPLKLLDQVNILRSARWAS
- a CDS encoding response regulator transcription factor; translated protein: MSTVLVVEDSVTQREMIEDLLKGSGLIVKTAGDGIEALEQMQSSCPDIVVMDIVMPRMNGYELCRRIKTDPKTERVPVVMCSSKGEEFDRYWGMKQGADAYIAKPFQPQELVGTVKQLLRKA
- a CDS encoding hybrid sensor histidine kinase/response regulator is translated as MNSEQQQQRIMGYFIEEAREHLQTIEQGVLNLQDILDEPESINELFRAAHSIKGGAAMLGVGSIQHVAHRLEDFFKILKENPQINVDERLKSLLLAGFDPLAELLDELQNGFKVSDELTIETNNRVKPVFAELESYLNQLVSNNAQETAQVSSQSTSKIAEKTKSLASLESIFQEEVTAKMRDMLQLFRGGDSPESRSQLQEICNYFQETGNNFDLRNWTNLATQVKNAIAQPTNSYRTLAPILIRELKDAQDLVLAKREAEISISSQIQSLLPYRFSDSEDDEVSTIFTTASGNIQDDAFIEDFQVAESEESQDLNLIEPMEQQASSADIVDLFADSDDIANYSSEEEFDLLELPQEQIDQMDWMDSEYEITENQHIDGPKVGASELKSLAVLFENDDIDFDSAWEDIKSNETSISNHGSEQTTNNNQDEFADLLENTSNNLQSDAATDLGIEESSIAQLFGDFSADEKTDNLNAIGESSQGLFPEDQNLFPDDIDITGSDSQLEAENAPVSLDALIDDELDKELIVDDSIDQGFDDFDLGIEIIDQISESESPSINVDEIDFTEGFDQLADQPTGEDLLTSQGDFDSLSSEEYFAEIERQENEISNPTSDDFYGIEEPSEPFALTVSEESMALLEDPFAISDNLDMDFLDTPANITDSDVSSSSGDIFSKDFSEEIDIDNNSPIISSSEDFDTSDTSGLNIFDELGFDNDEFEEEIATPTDRSNDEQNFLDNLDNIDELANQPISSNSDSDLNEDLSFPASDNFEANFDEFIDADAVNGNDEVDGLFADSLEVENGDHAEVITNDLTDDFSDFDDDGIDPTINIADELGDFFSHEVESAETKSASTDSEESIYNLENTDELGDFFGDAAEPDLVTSLSNEVGNLDGLDGFGDFFDGEDADTDHSANTDENYGEEFSQGLDNTNELADFFAASESPENLAEDFIDDNWSDLSTSDEQNIVDIEDELNDSISSLESNLDLELNDEFIDLDKDSNSLEEIEDELFNQIDQTSSSENDDNLVNLFTNAKEDDLTILENDINTFGDDFDFQETRSPSQDLSQDNDINFDGLDDLENNNLANAVNSLVSQTSIDDSLTTIQDDLDFDVQEEDITANSTIDSLVDFFQADDDLDNTDINSSTSLINNDDFSVNEDNEALDFGEFNELTDLNGAGLEVSDMDDIEMSEDFDNQSLAIDNQSPSEELNGIDDNFDFDDLEAMIGNSSNLPNEPNESANGEFTSQLTDLNQSNGHQSSDADDMNFDELEALLGDSGSFDITAKTATATKDEGDTLTAIANNKTTDDFDELENMLQSAFAKDVGPIKTKTPTRPPAAPRKQRLTDSTMRVDVKYLDSLNNLVGELVVNRNLLEQEQERLQQFITNLLHQVQLLSDVSQRMRDQYDRSLLEASLTAGRGRSYSSFDAGYSSSTDGATSSSNVSSDFEGIEFDRYNTFHVLSQEIIELIVRVRESASDIEFVVGETDQVTRQLGTITTQVQDDLKQSRMVPFAQIADRLPRGIRDRALKTGKQAELEIYGRETLIDKAILESLTDPLTHLVNNAIDHGLEDPVTRQAAGKSATGKLTVRAYHQGNQTVISISDDGAGISTDKVKKSAVAKGIRSQSEVDRLNDTEVYSLLFEAGFSTAAQADEFKGRGVGLDVVKTCLDDIRGVIIVESIVGKGTTFTIRLPLTLSISKAMFCISDRARIAFPVDGFEDMVEVPQSQIVLNEKGQPCLPWRDTILPFQHLSNLLSYSRHLSRSNIYGKQDNDELCIIILRNDTSYLALQVDQFLGEYEIVIKQLEGPIPQPAGIAGATVLGDGRVMAIANVLELFDIASGRLRPSASGITIQPTIEEDVAVDPTVLIVDDSITVRELLSLTFAKVGYRVEQAKDGQDAWEKLRAGLPCDMIFCDIEMPRMDGLDLLSRLQKDSRLKDIPVAMLTSRGADRHRQTAIQLGAKGYFTKPYLEEELLSASKRLLNGETLPI